The following are encoded in a window of Phaseolus vulgaris cultivar G19833 chromosome 3, P. vulgaris v2.0, whole genome shotgun sequence genomic DNA:
- the LOC137807189 gene encoding protein Brevis radix-like 4, with the protein MLTCIARPKKPDESDPNSGTSAAKSQAIKSLTSQIRDMALKASGAYKHCAPCTGPAAQGRVRTNTESDADSDRFRWSYRRTGSSSSTTTRTWGKEMEARLKGISSGEGTPNSASGRRAEPLVLFVEENEPKEWVAQVEPGVLITFVSLPGGGNDLKRIRFSREMFNKWQAQRWWADNYDKVMELYNVQRFSRQAFPLPTPPRSEDESTKLESAEASPVTPPLTRERLPRNIYRPTGMGMGYSSSDSFDHQSMQSRHFYDSNGLNSTPKVSTISAAKTEISSMDASIRSSSSREADRSGDLSISNASDLETEWVEQDEPGVYITIRALPGGARELKRVRFSREKFGEMHARLWWEENRARIHEQYL; encoded by the exons ATGCTTACGTGCATAGCTCGTCCGAAGAAACCTGATGAGTCGGATCCAAACAGTGGGACAAGCGCTGCTAAATCGCAAGCCATCAAATCCCTCACCTCTCAG ATAAGGGATATGGCGTTGAAGGCTTCGGGAGCTTACAAGCATTGCGCTCCGTGCACGGGGCCAGCGGCTCAGGGGCGAGTGCGGACCAACACGGAGTCGGACGCGGACTCGGACCGGTTCCGGTGGTCGTACCGGCGGACAGGGAGTTCGAGCTCGACGACGACTCGGACGTGGGGGAAGGAGATGGAGGCGCGGCTGAAGGGGATATCGAGCGGCGAGGGGACGCCGAACTCCGCGAGCGGCCGTCGAGCGGAGCCGTTGGTGCTGTTCGTCGAAGAGAACGAGCCGAAGGAGTGGGTTGCGCAGGTGGAGCCTGGCGTTTTGATTACGTTCGTGTCGTTGCCAGGTGGCGGTAATGATCTCAAACGCATACGATTCAG TCGAGAGATGTTCAATAAATGGCAAGCACAAAGGTGGTGGGCAGACAACTACGACAAAGTTATGGAGCTTTACAATGTTCAAAGGTTTAGCCGCCAAGCATTCCCTCTTCCGACGCCACCAAGATCTGAAGATGAG AGCACAAAGCTTGAGTCAGCAGAAGCCAGTCCTGTAACTCCTCCACTGACCAGGGAACGGTTACCTCGTAATATTTACCGACCAACAGGGATGGGAATGGGATACTCATCCTCAGATTCCTTTGATCATCAGTCAATGCAATCCCGGCATTTCTACGACTCAAATGGTTTGAACTCTACCCCAAAAGTGTCCACTATTAGTGCGGCCAAGACGGAGATATCATCAATGGATGCTTCTATCAGAAGTAGCTCATCCAGAGAGGCTGATCGCTCGGGTGATTTATCAATCAGCAATGCTAGTGATTTGGAGACTGAGTGGGTTGAACAGGATGAACCTGGGGTTTACATTACAATCAGAGCATTGCCAGGTGGCGCAAGGGAGCTCAAACGAGTCAGGTTCAG CCGAGAAAAATTTGGAGAGATGCATGCTAGATTATGGTGGGAGGAGAACCGTGCCAGAATACATGAACAATACTTGTGA
- the LOC137807190 gene encoding phospholipid:diacylglycerol acyltransferase 1-like translates to MSSVRRRKAPVNPVRNEEEKEKEKKVKARSIKGEKIRRWSCMDSCCWFVGLICSIWWFLLFLYNAMPASFPQYVAEAITGPLPDPPGVKLRKEGLMVKHPVVFVPGIVTGGLELWEGRQCADGLFRKRLWGGTFGELYKRPLCWVEHMSLDNETGLDRPGIRVRPVSGLVAADYFAPGYFVWAVLIANLARIGYEEKSMYMAAYDWRISFQNTEVRDRSLSRIKSNIELMVATNGGNKVVVIPHSMGVLYFLHFMKWVEAPAPMGGGGGSDWCAKHIKAVMNIGGPFLGVPKSVAGLFSIEARDIAVARTFAPGFLEKDVFGLQTLQHLMRMTRTWDSTMSMIPKGGDTIWGSLDWSPDVSYNCSVKKRKNNDTNSAFQNDKESLGFMKNINYGRLISFGKDIAELHSSKLERLDFRGALKGRNLANTSNCDVWTEYHDMGVEGIKAVTDHKAYTADSVLDLLHFVAPKMMKRGDAHFSYGIADDLDDEKYKHYKYWSNPLETTLPNAPDMEIYSMYGVGIPTERAYVYKLTPQSECHIPFQIDTSANGGNEDTCLRDGVYSSDGDETVPVLSAGFMCAKGWRGITRFNPSGIRTFIREYDHAPPANLLEGRGTQSGAHVDILGNFALLEDIIRVAAGASGEDLGGDRVHSDIFKWSEKIILDL, encoded by the exons ATGTCGTCTGTACGAAGGAGAAAGGCCCCTGTGAATCCTGTACGAAACGAGGAAGaaaaggagaaggagaaaaaggtAAAGGCGAGGAGTATCAAAGGCGAAAAGATAAGGAGATGGTCGTGCATGGATAGTTGTTGTTGGTTCGTTGGACTGATATGTTCAATTTGGTGGTTCTTACTATTTCTCTACAATGCAATGCCGGCGTCATTCCCTCAGTACGTGGCGGAGGCGATTACGGGGCCGTTGCCGGATCCTCCCGGTGTGAAACTGAGGAAGGAGGGGTTGATGGTGAAGCACCCGGTGGTTTTTGTGCCGGGGATTGTCACCGGCGGGTTGGAACTCTGGGAGGGTCGTCAGTGTGCGGATGGTTTGTTCAGGAAGAGATTGTGGGGTGGCACGTTTGGTGAATTGTATAAAAG ACCGTTATGCTGGGTTGAACACATGTCACTAGATAATGAAACAGGACTAGACCGTCCAGGCATTAGAGTTAGGCCAGTGTCTGGACTTGTAGCTGCTGATTATTTTGCACCTGGTTATTTTGTTTGGGCTGTTCTAATTGCTAATTTAGCTCGCATTGGGTATGAGGAGAAAAGCATGTATATGGCTGCTTATGATTGGAGAATCTCATTTCAGAATACAGAG GTCAGGGATCGATCTTTGAGCAGGATAAAAAGTAATATAGAGCTCATGGTGGCTACGAATGGTGGTAATAAGGTGGTTGTTATTCCACATTCAATGGGTGTTTTGTACTTTTTGCATTTTATGAAATGGGTTGAGGCACCAGCACCAATGGGTGGAGGCGGTGGATCAGATTGGTGTGCCAAACATATTAAAGCTGTGATGAATATTGGGGGACCTTTTCTTGGTGTTCCAAAATCTGTTGCGGGACTTTTCTCGATAGAAGCCAGGGATATTGCTGTTGCCAG GACTTTCGCACCGGGCTTTTTGGAGAAGGATGTTTTTGGTCTTCAAACTTTACAACATCTAATGCGGATGACTCGAACATGGGATTCAACCATGTCAATGATACCCAAAGGTGGGGATACTATATGGGGTAGCCTTGATTGGTCACCTGATGTGTCCTATAACTGCAGTGTGAAGAAACGCAAGAACAACGATACTAACAGTGCCTTTCAAAATGACAAAGAGAGTCTTGggtttatgaaaaatataaattacggAAGACTCATATCGTTTGGGAAAGATATAGCCGAGTTACACTCCTCCAAGCTTGAGAGGTTGGATTTTAGG GGTGCTCTCAAGGGTAGGAACCTTGCAAACACATCTAACTGTGATGTGTGGACAGAGTACCATGATATGGGTGTTGAAGGAATCAAAGCTGTTACAGATCACAAAGCTTACACAGCTGATTCAGTTTTGGATCTGCTTCATTTTGTTGCCCCCAAGATGATGAAGCGTGGAGATGCTCATTTTTCTTATGGGATTGCTGATGATTTGGATGATGAAAAATACAAACATTACAAATATTGGTCTAACCCCTTGGAAACAAC ATTACCAAATGCCCCAGATATGGAGATTTACTCTATGTATGGAGTTGGAATCCCTACAGAAAGAGCATATGTTTACAAGTTAACTCCTCAATCTGAATGCCACATTCCATTTCAGATCGACACCTCAGCAAATGGTGGAAATGAGGACACATGTCTGAGGGATGGAGTTTACAGTTCTGATGGGGATGAAACTGTTCCTGTTTTGAGTGCTGGTTTCATGTGTGCAAAAGGTTGGCGAGGAATAACCCGCTTTAATCCATCAGGAATCCGTACATTCATAAGGGAGTATGATCATGCCCCTCCAGCTAatcttctagaaggtagggGAACCCAGAGTGGCGCTCATGTTGATATATTGGGTAACTTTGCATTGCTTGAAGATATTATACGAGTAGCAGCTGGAGCCTCTGGGGAGGACTTAGGTGGGGATAGAGTGCACTCCGACATTTTCAAATGGTCTGAAAAGATAATTTTGGATCTTTAG